The genomic region AAATGCCCCCCCTAAAAAGTGCACGATCGCCGTGGGGTTAGGGGGCACCAAAATCCAGTTGCCAGATACCTCTTGCCAGTTCATTGCAATCTTATAGTGTGAGCCTTTGCCAAAATTGCCTAGGGATGGGGGCATCCCTTGCTTCACTGTAGCCAGTTTGGGGACGGGTGGGCTCATCGTCAGAGGGAGCAGCCGCAGGGGGGCAGCCGCAATAGACGGCCCGCTGCTTTCCCTTGCGCTCTCCTTCCGTAGAGCGGTAAGCTCGGTGGGCCGGGTTAAGGAAAGACTATGGGACAGGCAGCTGCGATCGCAGAGCAGAGGGTATCGGCCAACGGCCTGACCTGGTTTTACCGCGAACTTCAGCCCGTGGGCGAATCATCTCGGCTGCCGGTACTGCTGCTCCACGGCCTGGTCTCGCAGAGCTACAGCTGGCGACAGGTGATGCCCACCCTTGCTCAGCAGGGTTTTCGGGCGATCGCCCCCGACTGGCTGGGCCATGGCTATTCCGACAAGCCCGATCGCCGCAGTTTTGACTACACCGCCGCTGCCCTCGTCGCCGCCTTGGCCAGCTTTATCGACGCCCTAGAACTCCCCCAGGTGCATCTGGTGGCCCAGGGATTTCTGGGCTCCGTCGGTATCCAGTACGCCCTTCAACATCCCCATCGGGTCGATCGCCTGGTAATCATCAATGCCCCCATTGGCCCCGGTGCCAAACTTCCCTGGAAAATTCGCCAGATGGGCCTGCCCCTGGCCGGGGACATGATTACCCAAGATCCGCTTCTAGTCGATCGCACCCTGGAAGGCGGCGGCCCCTACCAAGTTGACGACGCCGACCTGGATGTGTACCGTCGGCCATTTCTAAAAAGTTCTGACGTAGGCCGGGCGCTGATGACTACCGTGCGCCGCATGGACGTCGCTGCCAACAGTCAGGCGATCGCCGCTGCCCTACCCCATTGGAATCATCCCACTCTAGTCCTGTGGGGGCAAAAGGATCCGTGGTT from Nodosilinea sp. PGN35 harbors:
- a CDS encoding alpha/beta fold hydrolase — encoded protein: MGQAAAIAEQRVSANGLTWFYRELQPVGESSRLPVLLLHGLVSQSYSWRQVMPTLAQQGFRAIAPDWLGHGYSDKPDRRSFDYTAAALVAALASFIDALELPQVHLVAQGFLGSVGIQYALQHPHRVDRLVIINAPIGPGAKLPWKIRQMGLPLAGDMITQDPLLVDRTLEGGGPYQVDDADLDVYRRPFLKSSDVGRALMTTVRRMDVAANSQAIAAALPHWNHPTLVLWGQKDPWLPVSLAEAAVQTLPNGELQILEEVGHYAQEDWAEKVAAALDTFLRQMVV